One Pullulanibacillus sp. KACC 23026 DNA segment encodes these proteins:
- a CDS encoding alpha/beta fold hydrolase, producing MTLITETVIDGIPVLHSCPPDKTGTLPTVFIYHGWASSKEAYRLMGTLLSALGYQVILPDLPKHGGRYEEKDLQKEFWSIIFSAVEEFALLLRYTKAHWQVDPRITAVLGSSAGGLVVSGIFAHFPEIYGLIAANGSGAWEEAERLFRELDGRTTATEEEMKPIREKDPVSRLKTLPLRPVLLQHGSSDSIVPIGGTKYFYEALRDVYKARHELITYQEIPRLDHYISLGMLGEMVDWLNLHLKGESCS from the coding sequence ATGACATTAATAACAGAAACCGTGATTGATGGCATTCCTGTTTTACATAGCTGTCCCCCTGACAAAACGGGGACGTTGCCTACGGTGTTTATTTATCATGGCTGGGCATCAAGTAAAGAAGCGTATCGGTTAATGGGCACTCTTTTAAGTGCATTAGGGTATCAAGTTATTTTACCGGACCTGCCTAAGCATGGGGGACGCTATGAGGAAAAAGACCTCCAGAAAGAGTTTTGGTCGATTATTTTTTCAGCTGTTGAGGAGTTCGCTCTCTTGCTTCGCTATACGAAGGCGCATTGGCAGGTCGATCCCAGAATAACAGCTGTGTTGGGAAGTTCAGCAGGCGGGTTGGTTGTCTCGGGGATTTTTGCTCATTTTCCAGAAATCTATGGGTTAATCGCAGCAAATGGATCAGGAGCCTGGGAGGAAGCCGAGCGTTTATTCCGAGAACTTGATGGTCGTACAACTGCGACAGAAGAGGAAATGAAGCCCATAAGAGAAAAAGACCCCGTTTCCCGTTTGAAAACCTTACCTTTAAGGCCTGTCCTTCTTCAGCATGGCAGCTCCGATTCAATCGTCCCAATTGGAGGTACTAAGTATTTTTATGAGGCGTTACGCGATGTTTATAAAGCCCGGCACGAGCTTATCACTTATCAAGAAATTCCGCGGCTGGATCATTACATCAGTTTAGGGATGCTAGGAGAGATGGTTGATTGGCTTAACCTGCATCTTAAAGGCGAGAGTTGCTCATGA
- the ybaK gene encoding Cys-tRNA(Pro) deacylase: MSAKTNACRVLDKNHIAYSLHEYEWKEEELDAVTVAAKLGLFPSHIFKTLVLRGDKTGILMACIPGDKELDLKALANFSGNKKVEMVAVKEIQGLTGYIRGGVSPLGVKKAYPLYLDQSIEPLDPISISAGKRGQQIFLKGVDLIKVTQGTTGSFTK, from the coding sequence TTGTCAGCCAAAACAAATGCTTGTCGTGTGTTGGATAAGAATCACATTGCCTATAGTCTTCATGAGTATGAATGGAAGGAGGAGGAACTAGACGCTGTAACGGTTGCAGCGAAATTAGGCCTTTTTCCATCCCATATTTTTAAAACGCTTGTCTTGCGCGGTGATAAAACCGGAATTTTAATGGCGTGTATCCCAGGTGATAAAGAATTGGATCTAAAAGCGCTCGCCAATTTCAGTGGGAACAAAAAAGTTGAAATGGTTGCGGTTAAAGAAATTCAAGGGTTAACAGGTTACATCCGAGGGGGCGTATCGCCGCTTGGTGTGAAAAAGGCTTATCCTTTATATCTAGACCAATCCATTGAACCGCTTGACCCAATCAGTATAAGTGCAGGAAAAAGAGGCCAACAGATCTTTTTAAAGGGAGTCGATCTTATTAAAGTGACTCAAGGTACAACGGGATCCTTCACAAAATAA